One Phycisphaeraceae bacterium DNA window includes the following coding sequences:
- a CDS encoding 50S ribosome-binding GTPase — MDRHSIIAAVGSPPGRSWRGMIRVSGPGAFDLLRSLVLSGWPSKSGAVKSGALPAVASERSGAELRRWPRGIFRVRLREPALGFPALLLVLSAPGSATGDDTFELLLPGNPLFLEGLIDRLVALDARVRRAGPGEFSLRAFLNGRMTLDAAEGVAALIRAADDESLHAAQRLSRGELARRAERWVSRLIEALALIEAGIDFTDEEDVVAIAPARLVETVRVLLHELDEGLHAPRSSTASSGRARRSLEWRPRVVLVGKPNAGKSTLFNALIGRRRSVESATVGTTRDAVEVEVEVSVAGSSALRVLLTDLPGVDAPGAAFDTDPLHARLRSAALRAVSEADLLLHCVPAGEEGASGAIDEVLSASVPILMVQTKCDGRAGGGAAPSAGAHAWNKAGPDHAMARPVIDGPAVRPSDPPTHEGTRRVIRTSAHLGHGLGELRSAIALALADQVKALQGHAALLPRHAAALAAARQHLEECAELAMREPAMGPWTSPERVAALLRLALDAFGQITGATAPDDVLALIFSRFCIGK; from the coding sequence ATGGACCGTCACTCGATCATCGCCGCCGTGGGCTCGCCTCCGGGCCGGTCGTGGCGCGGGATGATCCGAGTGTCGGGGCCTGGTGCGTTCGACCTGCTTCGCTCGCTGGTCCTGAGCGGATGGCCCTCGAAGTCCGGCGCGGTGAAGTCGGGCGCGCTCCCCGCGGTCGCAAGCGAGCGGTCGGGAGCCGAACTTCGCCGGTGGCCTCGCGGCATCTTCCGCGTGCGCCTCCGCGAGCCTGCTCTCGGGTTTCCCGCGCTGCTTCTCGTGCTTTCTGCGCCGGGCAGTGCCACGGGCGACGACACATTCGAACTGCTCCTGCCCGGCAATCCGCTCTTTCTCGAGGGGCTGATCGACCGACTGGTGGCGCTCGATGCGCGAGTTCGCCGAGCGGGGCCGGGAGAGTTCTCGCTCCGCGCCTTCCTCAACGGTCGCATGACGCTCGATGCCGCCGAGGGGGTGGCCGCGCTCATCCGCGCCGCCGATGATGAGTCGCTGCACGCGGCGCAACGGCTCTCGCGCGGCGAACTCGCTCGGCGGGCGGAGCGCTGGGTCAGTCGACTCATCGAGGCCCTCGCCCTCATCGAAGCGGGCATCGACTTCACCGACGAGGAGGATGTCGTCGCCATCGCCCCCGCGCGCCTTGTGGAGACCGTCCGCGTGCTTCTTCACGAACTCGATGAAGGACTGCACGCGCCGAGATCGTCGACGGCATCCTCCGGACGCGCGCGGCGCTCTCTCGAGTGGCGGCCTCGCGTGGTTCTGGTCGGCAAGCCGAATGCGGGCAAGAGCACGCTGTTCAACGCACTCATTGGCCGCCGCCGCAGTGTCGAGAGCGCCACGGTCGGCACCACGCGCGATGCCGTTGAGGTCGAAGTCGAAGTGAGCGTCGCGGGCTCATCAGCACTTCGCGTTCTGCTGACTGATCTCCCCGGCGTGGATGCTCCGGGCGCCGCCTTCGACACAGACCCCCTGCACGCGCGCCTCCGATCCGCCGCGTTGAGGGCGGTCAGCGAGGCGGATCTGCTTCTTCACTGCGTGCCCGCGGGAGAGGAAGGCGCGTCGGGTGCGATCGATGAGGTGCTGAGCGCGAGCGTTCCGATCCTCATGGTCCAGACGAAGTGCGACGGCCGCGCCGGGGGTGGCGCGGCACCGAGTGCCGGTGCGCACGCATGGAACAAGGCTGGTCCTGACCACGCGATGGCGAGGCCGGTCATCGATGGTCCAGCCGTCAGGCCCAGTGACCCACCGACTCATGAGGGGACCCGCAGGGTCATTCGCACGAGTGCGCACCTCGGGCACGGACTGGGCGAACTCCGCAGCGCGATCGCCCTGGCCCTCGCCGACCAGGTGAAGGCGCTCCAGGGACACGCCGCACTTCTGCCGCGCCACGCCGCTGCGCTGGCCGCCGCACGACAGCATCTCGAGGAGTGCGCCGAACTCGCGATGCGTGAGCCGGCGATGGGGCCTTGGACTTCACCCGAGCGTGTCGCGGCGCTCCTGCGGCTTGCCCTCGATGCATTCGGACAGATCACCGGCGCGACCGCGCCCGATGATGTCCTCGCCCTGATCTTCTCGCGCTTCTGCATCGGCAAGTAG
- a CDS encoding acyl-CoA thioesterase — translation MTGSIDIRVRYCECDPMGVVHHTVYPIWFEMGRTELLRSTGRSYRELETEGILLAVVKLEVRYRAPARYDDLVTLVTTLTGSGHVKIEHTYELRRGAEVLAVGSTTLACLDRDGRARPLPEGLEWAGPANR, via the coding sequence GTGACCGGTTCCATTGACATTCGCGTGCGCTACTGCGAGTGCGACCCCATGGGCGTGGTGCATCACACGGTCTATCCCATCTGGTTCGAGATGGGTCGCACCGAACTGTTGCGCTCCACCGGGCGAAGCTACCGCGAGCTTGAGACCGAGGGCATCCTGCTCGCCGTTGTCAAGCTGGAGGTGCGATACCGCGCGCCCGCCCGGTACGACGATCTCGTGACTCTCGTGACCACCCTCACCGGGAGTGGTCATGTGAAGATCGAACACACCTACGAGCTGCGTCGAGGCGCCGAGGTGCTGGCGGTCGGGTCGACCACGCTCGCCTGCCTCGATCGCGACGGTCGCGCCCGTCCGCTTCCCGAAGGGTTGGAGTGGGCCGGACCTGCGAACCGATGA
- a CDS encoding DUF721 domain-containing protein encodes MSASTIAQLERLRSFRGRRERDTAIAPLLEAIRRDLKRQDRSAGGADEAWRRLLPAELLLTTRVISFARGVLVVAADSSATAYELNRFLRSGLEAELRAELRCGSLRVRVRVGE; translated from the coding sequence ATGAGCGCCTCGACCATCGCCCAACTCGAACGACTGCGGAGCTTCCGAGGTCGCCGCGAGCGCGACACCGCCATTGCGCCGCTGCTCGAGGCGATTCGCCGCGATCTGAAGCGTCAGGATCGTTCCGCAGGTGGCGCGGATGAGGCCTGGCGTCGCCTGCTTCCCGCCGAGCTTCTCCTGACCACGCGCGTGATTTCGTTCGCGAGAGGCGTGCTCGTGGTGGCGGCGGACTCATCGGCAACGGCGTACGAACTCAACCGTTTCCTTCGAAGCGGATTGGAAGCGGAACTTCGCGCCGAACTTCGCTGCGGCTCGCTGCGTGTCCGGGTCCGCGTCGGCGAGTGA